TGGATGCCTTGCTAAACCATCAAGCATTAACAACTAAAAGCTAACAATTTAATGATTAATGTTTAATTTTTTCTCTAAGTACACTATTTATGACTTAAGTTAAAAATATGTTTTTATATCTATACTAAATTCTTTGATCAAAAGATTAATTTACAAAGAAAGTTTTAATTGTGGAGATTTCTAAAAAATGGGCTGTTTTTATTCATCCCTCTACTTTAAAACTAGGATCATTTGTTGAAACTCTTTTAGAACCTGTGATCTGTAGAGAAACTGCAAAAAAAATAGAATTAGGCTTGCATGAGGCGCTTGTTAACGCTGTAGTGCATGGCAACTTATCCAACCCCAATAAAATTATTCGTGTTAGAAGAATTCTTACTCCAAACTGGTTTGTATGGCAAATTCAGGATGAGGGGATAGGCATAGTTAAAAATAAAAGATTAACCTCTTTGCCTCTTGAAATTGATGCTAATAGTGGAAGAGGAATATATCTGATTCACAAGTGTTTTGATGATGTTAGATGGAGCAGAAAAGGCAATAGACTCCAGCTATCAATAAAGAAATAAGTCTTTAATGACTTTTGCAGCCTGTATCTTTTATTTCTTCTCTTATCCATAATATTGCTTGCTTAAGAAGGTCTTCTATTTCTGCTTCATCTCCATCATTAATTAATTGTGAGATCGCGGAAATAATTAATTCAGCGCTTCTTCTTTGTTTGTTCCCCCTAAATTCATGCCAGTTGTAATTATTCAGACTTATTT
The sequence above is drawn from the Prochlorococcus marinus str. MIT 1013 genome and encodes:
- a CDS encoding ATP-binding protein, whose protein sequence is MEISKKWAVFIHPSTLKLGSFVETLLEPVICRETAKKIELGLHEALVNAVVHGNLSNPNKIIRVRRILTPNWFVWQIQDEGIGIVKNKRLTSLPLEIDANSGRGIYLIHKCFDDVRWSRKGNRLQLSIKK
- a CDS encoding DUF6439 family protein is translated as MIIKKHKKIWSEKAILLTQELHNEISLNNYNWHEFRGNKQRRSAELIISAISQLINDGDEAEIEDLLKQAILWIREEIKDTGCKSH